Proteins from a single region of Acidianus ambivalens:
- a CDS encoding S53 family peptidase yields MLKILVIMAILITQLIPFYSPSNVSNYHNLQELNPNCIVTVAIVEQPKNLAKLQLDIENHIILNKTCMYKLFIPNNEIIKAVAYLTRFGIQTSVYMNVILATGKVCSFEKALNGKFYVINFHDIKFYEFLGDPPVSIGNALVFSTNITSQILQKPNTLYNYSQAIAYNVIYPCILREAYNVTTLYSRGIMGNGTNIGIIDFCGDPYIYQQLICFDKKFNIQNPPRFILCPIGPYNPNQGIESGWALEISLDVEYSHSIAPAAGIILYVANPNVPLPAIIAFVDQQDKVSVVSQSFGIPEIYFDLGLIPLSYLQSLTYEYWLGEVEGITFVAASGDYGGNGYNFFLSPQGGLLIPASDPYVLAVGGSTLYYSCNKTIQEAWSGESIYGASTGGFSSVFPSPWYQGVKGFREVPDVIADANPYTGVPVIYYYGEEYLIGGTSVASPIVAGIIDLATQVHGKFGFINPLIYSLKGTKALEQVTFGYNTPYYIKNSSYNPVSGLGYINAGYFISLIRNESTISVAVSNITYNDGQLVKVIVKASPLVPVTGYVYNGSNILEKFPLVYNGTYWIGYFTAKGSGIQEVVVTQGNDKAGTYILVGLQAMFLCPQVALYPSPIGIKVIAELLYANGSAAKANGVFTAFLYQYNITTCTFEIINKTNLSAENLIQGYLYMIVNNGSYIYGCFAPTTPFGGIYIIRISCVFGFSEFVEGIYLIPYIIPAAFTEPVSIADGCNFTIGIALLSLVAPNVTVKLYNADNQLVYSFSINAISYANSIFYVGEISLPHNISRGYYKIVSVANYNSTDHMVYGEGFTQVYISSCTLRVIVTTVPNGSIYENETLGIIASITYENGTNVNFGTFNAVIIPSYMKDNFDSLDLDFSVPLNYSKGEWFGKVTTPCEKSNPLGLSAEGLSGEWCIYVYGTSYNGIPISFPTTLSYSTLNIIPSIPNDQFILLPYTFIKDFNGTLMKDAYICNVVIINHNATLVNSIIKNLTIINGSVYLINSHICSYKTINGKVLNENATTKTCNNEVNNSLSNLSESLALLAGLLAIDIVIIKKFRRK; encoded by the coding sequence ATGTTAAAGATATTAGTAATAATGGCAATTTTAATAACACAGCTGATTCCATTCTATTCTCCTAGTAATGTAAGTAATTATCATAATTTACAAGAATTAAATCCCAACTGTATTGTTACAGTAGCTATAGTAGAGCAGCCTAAAAATTTAGCAAAATTGCAATTAGACATAGAAAATCATATTATTCTTAACAAGACTTGCATGTATAAACTTTTCATTCCTAATAATGAAATTATAAAAGCTGTAGCATACTTAACACGATTTGGAATACAAACTTCAGTATATATGAATGTAATACTAGCTACTGGCAAAGTATGTAGTTTTGAAAAAGCACTTAACGGTAAATTTTACGTAATTAACTTTCACGATATAAAGTTCTACGAATTCCTAGGAGATCCACCAGTAAGTATAGGTAATGCTTTAGTATTTTCAACTAATATTACTTCTCAGATTTTACAAAAGCCTAATACTTTATATAATTATTCTCAAGCAATAGCCTATAATGTGATTTATCCTTGTATATTAAGAGAAGCCTATAATGTAACTACCTTATATTCTCGAGGAATTATGGGTAATGGAACAAATATTGGAATAATAGACTTTTGTGGAGATCCATATATTTATCAACAATTAATATGTTTTGATAAGAAGTTCAATATACAAAATCCCCCTAGATTTATTTTATGTCCTATAGGACCATATAATCCCAATCAAGGTATTGAAAGCGGTTGGGCTTTGGAAATTTCCTTAGATGTAGAATATTCTCATTCTATAGCCCCAGCCGCAGGGATAATACTTTATGTGGCTAATCCAAACGTCCCATTACCTGCAATAATAGCTTTTGTTGATCAACAAGATAAAGTAAGCGTTGTATCACAAAGCTTTGGGATTCCAGAAATATATTTTGATTTAGGTTTAATACCATTATCTTACTTACAATCATTAACCTACGAATATTGGCTAGGCGAAGTTGAAGGAATAACTTTTGTTGCAGCAAGCGGAGATTATGGAGGAAATGGATATAACTTTTTCTTATCTCCACAAGGTGGATTATTGATTCCAGCGAGTGACCCATATGTTTTAGCAGTAGGTGGTTCTACCTTATATTATTCCTGTAACAAAACTATTCAAGAGGCATGGAGTGGAGAAAGCATATATGGCGCATCTACTGGTGGCTTTAGTAGTGTTTTTCCATCTCCTTGGTATCAAGGAGTTAAGGGATTTAGAGAAGTGCCAGATGTTATAGCTGATGCTAATCCATACACTGGAGTACCAGTAATATATTACTATGGAGAAGAGTATTTAATTGGTGGTACTTCAGTAGCTTCACCAATTGTTGCTGGAATAATAGATTTAGCAACTCAAGTTCATGGTAAATTTGGCTTTATAAATCCTTTAATTTATAGTCTAAAAGGAACTAAAGCACTTGAGCAAGTAACTTTTGGATATAATACGCCATATTATATTAAAAACAGTTCTTATAATCCGGTTTCTGGACTTGGATATATAAATGCTGGATATTTTATTTCATTAATAAGAAATGAGAGTACAATTAGTGTTGCAGTTTCTAATATTACGTATAATGATGGTCAACTAGTTAAGGTTATAGTAAAGGCCTCTCCTTTAGTTCCAGTTACAGGATATGTTTATAATGGAAGTAATATCCTAGAGAAATTCCCTCTAGTTTATAACGGTACTTATTGGATAGGTTACTTTACAGCTAAAGGTAGTGGAATTCAAGAAGTAGTAGTGACTCAAGGTAACGATAAAGCTGGAACTTATATACTTGTTGGATTGCAAGCTATGTTCTTATGCCCTCAAGTAGCACTTTATCCTAGTCCTATTGGAATAAAGGTAATAGCTGAACTATTATATGCTAATGGTTCAGCCGCTAAAGCTAATGGAGTTTTTACTGCGTTTTTATATCAGTATAATATAACTACGTGTACGTTTGAAATAATTAATAAAACTAATCTATCAGCCGAAAATCTTATACAAGGCTATTTATATATGATAGTTAATAACGGATCTTATATTTATGGATGCTTTGCTCCAACAACACCTTTTGGTGGTATTTACATTATAAGAATAAGTTGCGTATTTGGATTTTCTGAGTTTGTTGAAGGAATTTATTTAATTCCTTATATTATACCAGCTGCATTCACTGAGCCAGTTTCTATAGCAGATGGATGCAATTTTACCATAGGCATAGCACTGCTCTCTCTTGTAGCTCCAAACGTTACAGTAAAACTCTATAATGCAGATAATCAATTAGTTTATTCTTTTTCTATAAACGCGATAAGTTATGCAAATTCAATATTCTATGTGGGTGAAATTTCGCTTCCACATAATATATCTAGAGGTTATTATAAAATAGTTTCAGTAGCAAATTACAATTCTACTGATCATATGGTCTATGGTGAGGGATTTACACAAGTTTATATATCGTCCTGCACTTTAAGGGTAATAGTAACTACGGTACCTAATGGTAGTATATATGAGAATGAAACTCTAGGTATAATAGCTTCTATAACTTATGAAAATGGAACAAATGTAAACTTTGGAACATTTAATGCAGTAATTATTCCCTCTTATATGAAAGATAATTTCGATTCTTTAGATTTAGATTTTTCAGTGCCACTAAACTATTCTAAAGGAGAATGGTTTGGTAAAGTTACTACACCATGTGAAAAATCTAATCCTTTAGGCCTTTCTGCAGAAGGACTTAGCGGTGAATGGTGTATATATGTTTATGGTACTTCATATAATGGAATTCCAATATCTTTCCCAACAACTTTAAGTTATTCTACACTTAATATTATACCTAGTATACCAAATGATCAATTTATACTATTGCCGTACACATTTATTAAGGACTTTAATGGAACATTAATGAAAGACGCTTATATATGTAATGTTGTCATAATAAACCATAATGCTACTTTAGTTAATTCAATTATAAAGAATTTAACGATAATAAATGGTTCTGTGTATTTAATTAATAGTCATATATGCTCTTACAAAACAATTAATGGGAAAGTATTAAACGAAAATGCTACAACCAAAACTTGTAATAATGAAGTTAATAATTCTCTTAGTAATTTAAGTGAGTCATTAGCCCTATTAGCTGGACTATTAGCTATAGATATAGTTATAATAAAGAAATTTAGAAGAAAGTAA
- a CDS encoding NADP-dependent isocitrate dehydrogenase → MYKIPEDGEKIQFKDGKWITPNKPIILYIEGDGIGPEIVKSTIDVINKAVELKYKDNREIKWVEVLAGNKAAQLVGDRFPKDTQDMLKEYRVVLKGPMETPIGKGWKSVNVAIRIMLDLYANIRPVKYIEGLESPIKNPERVNMIIFRENTDDLYRGIEYPYNSPEAEKIRKFIREELKVDIEDDTGIGFKIISKFKTQRITRMAIKYALQNSRKRITIMHKGNVMKYTEGAFREWAYETAINEFRDFIVTEEEVTTKYGGKIPDGKILINDRIADNMFQQIITRPEDYDIILAPNVNGDYISDAAGALIGNIGMLGGANVGDNAGMFEAVHGTAPKYAGKNVANPTGMIRGGELMLRFMGWIEAADLIDKAIVEAIKQKKVTQDLARYMNVKPLSTTEYTQELLNIMETLV, encoded by the coding sequence ATGTACAAAATACCAGAAGATGGAGAGAAAATTCAATTTAAAGATGGCAAATGGATTACCCCAAATAAGCCTATTATTTTGTATATTGAGGGTGATGGAATAGGTCCAGAAATCGTAAAATCAACAATTGATGTAATAAATAAGGCTGTAGAACTAAAATATAAAGATAATAGAGAAATTAAATGGGTAGAAGTTCTAGCTGGAAACAAAGCTGCTCAACTTGTTGGAGATAGATTCCCAAAAGATACACAAGACATGTTAAAAGAATACAGAGTTGTATTAAAAGGCCCTATGGAAACTCCCATAGGTAAAGGTTGGAAATCTGTTAATGTTGCAATAAGGATAATGCTCGACCTTTATGCCAATATAAGACCAGTAAAATACATAGAAGGACTAGAAAGTCCTATAAAAAATCCTGAGAGAGTGAATATGATAATATTTAGAGAAAATACAGATGATTTATATAGGGGAATAGAATATCCGTATAATTCTCCAGAAGCAGAAAAAATTAGAAAATTTATAAGAGAAGAACTAAAAGTTGATATAGAAGATGATACTGGTATAGGATTTAAAATAATTAGTAAGTTCAAAACTCAAAGAATTACTAGAATGGCAATAAAATACGCACTACAAAATTCCAGAAAGAGAATAACCATCATGCACAAAGGCAATGTAATGAAATATACGGAAGGAGCTTTCAGAGAATGGGCTTATGAAACAGCAATTAACGAGTTTAGAGATTTTATAGTTACAGAAGAGGAGGTTACAACTAAATATGGAGGAAAAATTCCAGACGGCAAAATACTTATTAACGATAGAATAGCGGATAATATGTTCCAACAAATTATTACTAGGCCTGAAGATTATGACATAATCCTTGCTCCTAATGTGAATGGAGACTATATTTCAGACGCTGCGGGTGCGTTAATAGGTAATATAGGTATGCTTGGTGGAGCTAACGTAGGTGACAACGCAGGTATGTTTGAAGCAGTACATGGAACAGCTCCTAAATACGCTGGGAAAAATGTTGCTAATCCTACAGGAATGATAAGAGGTGGAGAGCTAATGTTAAGATTCATGGGGTGGATAGAAGCGGCCGATCTCATAGATAAAGCGATTGTAGAAGCAATAAAACAGAAGAAAGTTACTCAAGATCTTGCAAGGTATATGAATGTAAAACCGTTGTCTACTACAGAATATACTCAAG